The genome window GGTGAAGACCAGCCTCGACTTCTTCCTGTCCGGGCGCTCCCTGCCCGCCTGGATCACCGGTCTCGCGTTCATCTCCGCCAACCTGGCCGCCACCGAGATCCTCGGCATGGCCGCCAACAGCGCCCAGTACGGCGCCTACACCGTGCACTGGTACTGGGTCGGCGCCATCCCGGCCATGGTCTTCCTGGGCCTGGTGATGATGCCGTTCTACTACGGCTCCAAGGTCCGCTCGGTGCCCGAGTTCCTGCTGCTGCGCTTCGACAAGGGGGCGCATCTGCTCAGCTCGATCCTGTTCGCCTTCGCCGCGATCCTCATCGCGGGCGTCAACCTCTACGCCCTCGCGATCGTCGTGGAGGCGCTGCTGGGCTGGCCGCAGTGGGTGGCGATCGTGGTCGCCGGCTTCTTCGTGCTCGCGTACATCACCCTCGGCGGCCTGTCGTCGGCGATCTACAACGAGGTGCTGCAGTTCTTCGTGATCCTCGCGGCCCTCATCCCGATCACCGTGCTCGGCCTGAAGAAGGTCGGCGGCTGGGGCGGCCTGACCGACAAGCTCACCCAGACCCACGGCCACGACTTCGTCACCGCCTGGGGCGGCACCGGGATCGGCCACGCCAACCCGCTGGGTGCCAACTGGCTGACGATCGTCCTCGGCCTCGGCTTCGTGCTGTCCTTCGGCTACTGGACCACCAACTTCGCCGAGGTCCAGCGCGCCCTGTCCGCGAAGAACCTCTCCGCGGCCCAGCGCACCCCGCTCATCGCCGCGTTCCCGAAGATCTTCATCGTGTTCCTGGTGATGATCCCGGGCCTGGTGGCCGCCGTCCTGGTCCCGAAGATCGGCACGCCCGGCTCGTCCCTGCAGTACAACGACGCGATCCCGTACCTGATGCAGGAGCTGCTGCCCAACGGTGTCCTCGGCATCGCGGTGACCGGTCTGCTGGCGGCCTTCATGGCGGGCATGGCGGCCAACGTGTCGTCCTTCAACACGGTGTTCACCAACGACATCTGGGCGCGGTACATCGTCAAGGACCGCGAGGACGCGTACTACGTCCGCTTCGGCCGCCTCATCACGGCGATCGGC of Streptomyces cynarae contains these proteins:
- a CDS encoding sodium:solute symporter family protein encodes the protein MDTPTYLAAGLRLPTNGLDYAILGIYFAVVLGIGFAARRSVKTSLDFFLSGRSLPAWITGLAFISANLAATEILGMAANSAQYGAYTVHWYWVGAIPAMVFLGLVMMPFYYGSKVRSVPEFLLLRFDKGAHLLSSILFAFAAILIAGVNLYALAIVVEALLGWPQWVAIVVAGFFVLAYITLGGLSSAIYNEVLQFFVILAALIPITVLGLKKVGGWGGLTDKLTQTHGHDFVTAWGGTGIGHANPLGANWLTIVLGLGFVLSFGYWTTNFAEVQRALSAKNLSAAQRTPLIAAFPKIFIVFLVMIPGLVAAVLVPKIGTPGSSLQYNDAIPYLMQELLPNGVLGIAVTGLLAAFMAGMAANVSSFNTVFTNDIWARYIVKDREDAYYVRFGRLITAIGVLASIGTAFLASSFSNIMSYLQTLFSFFNVPMFVVFIVGMFWKRASAKSGFWGLLAGTVTAMVNYFVIYKHGIIGIPTDQGANFVSAIAGFVAGAVVMVAVSLFTKPKPEDQLQGLVYGTRSPGMAEPPSAGDDAWYRRPALLGWGAVVLAAACYIPFSL